From the genome of Streptomyces sp. NBC_01260, one region includes:
- the map gene encoding type I methionyl aminopeptidase — protein MVQLKTDTSIEAMREAGRVVAQVLAATRDAAAVGVTLRELDEVARGVLREAGAGSPFLNYRPDFAPVPFPGVICTSVNDAVVHGIPTDLRLRDGDLVSIDAGATLDGWVGDSAISFTVGRARPADTRLIETAFAALEAGIAAAVVGNRIGDIAHAIGRICRTAGYGILEGFGGHGVGRSMHEDPGVPNEGRPGRGMPLRHGMVLAIEPMLLGGGLDAFHTDPDGWTLRTSDGSRAAHAEHTVAITDDGPRILTAL, from the coding sequence ATGGTGCAACTCAAGACAGACACATCCATCGAAGCCATGCGCGAGGCCGGCCGGGTCGTGGCGCAGGTACTGGCGGCCACCCGAGACGCGGCGGCGGTCGGCGTCACACTGCGCGAACTCGACGAGGTGGCCCGCGGCGTCCTGCGCGAGGCGGGCGCCGGGTCACCGTTCCTGAACTACCGGCCGGACTTCGCCCCGGTCCCGTTCCCCGGCGTGATCTGCACGTCCGTCAACGACGCGGTCGTGCACGGAATCCCGACCGACCTGCGGCTGCGCGACGGCGATCTCGTGAGCATCGACGCGGGCGCAACGCTCGACGGCTGGGTCGGGGACTCGGCGATCAGCTTCACCGTCGGCCGCGCCCGGCCCGCGGACACCCGGCTGATCGAGACGGCGTTCGCGGCGCTGGAAGCGGGCATCGCGGCGGCTGTCGTCGGCAACCGGATCGGTGACATCGCGCACGCGATCGGCCGGATCTGCCGCACGGCCGGCTACGGCATCCTGGAGGGGTTCGGCGGCCACGGCGTGGGCCGGTCCATGCACGAGGACCCGGGCGTCCCCAACGAGGGACGACCGGGCCGCGGGATGCCGTTGCGGCACGGCATGGTGCTGGCCATCGAACCGATGCTGCTCGGCGGAGGCCTGGACGCGTTCCACACCGACCCGGACGGCTGGACGCTGCGCACGTCCGACGGCAGCAGGGCCGCCCATGCCGAGCACACGGTGGCGATCACGGACGACGGACCCCGCATCCTGACCGCGCTGTGA
- a CDS encoding glycoside hydrolase family 75 protein, protein MRMRTLALATASGAALLAAGSLTQVAPSGSPSTSPYAAPAAAWNAHPGVVRLAPVAHTARLSDDGPTGGDDSTAGGIKEGSVSAADLLAKVSSCSQISNGKYRTDEETSATVPVCGKNGAVFWKADMDIDCDGQITTACNADTDPWFQDDTAFHTSGGKPLSAEKLPYVVVPSSSSIWNYGGAGIKGGGVVAVIYGGKVEYAVVGDTGPDKIIGEASYATAKALGIDPDPETGGAESGVTYILFKNSVVSPIENHAAAVTAGDALAKQFLLNN, encoded by the coding sequence ATGCGTATGCGAACGCTTGCCCTCGCCACAGCCTCCGGCGCCGCTCTGCTCGCGGCCGGATCGCTGACACAGGTCGCCCCGAGCGGCTCCCCCTCCACCTCCCCCTACGCCGCTCCCGCGGCAGCATGGAACGCGCACCCGGGTGTGGTGCGCCTCGCACCCGTCGCCCACACCGCCCGGCTGTCCGACGACGGCCCCACCGGCGGCGACGATTCCACGGCGGGCGGCATCAAGGAGGGCTCCGTCAGTGCGGCCGACCTGCTGGCCAAGGTCTCGTCCTGTTCGCAGATCTCGAACGGCAAATACCGTACGGACGAGGAGACGTCGGCCACGGTCCCGGTCTGCGGCAAGAACGGTGCCGTGTTCTGGAAGGCCGACATGGACATCGACTGCGACGGACAGATCACCACGGCCTGCAACGCGGACACCGACCCGTGGTTCCAGGACGACACCGCGTTCCACACCTCCGGCGGCAAGCCGCTGAGCGCGGAGAAACTGCCGTACGTCGTCGTGCCGAGCAGCAGCAGTATCTGGAACTACGGCGGCGCCGGGATCAAGGGCGGCGGAGTGGTCGCCGTCATCTACGGCGGCAAGGTGGAGTACGCCGTCGTCGGCGACACCGGCCCCGACAAGATAATCGGCGAGGCCTCCTACGCCACGGCGAAGGCCCTCGGCATCGATCCCGATCCGGAGACCGGCGGTGCCGAATCCGGCGTCACGTACATCCTGTTCAAGAACTCCGTGGTGTCGCCGATCGAGAATCACGCCGCCGCCGTGACAGCCGGCGATGCCCTCGCCAAGCAGTTCCTGCTGAACAACTAG
- the ggt gene encoding gamma-glutamyltransferase, with the protein MRRSVARNVSFLGVLAALVSVGAAAPSSSAPTAAPPAKSPVAVGYGGAVSSVDADATAAGIEVLRKGGNAADAAVATAAALGVTEPYSAGLGGGGYFVHYDARTRTVQTIDGRETAPRSADSSLFMENGKPLAFEDAVTSGLGVGTPGTPATWETALDTWGSKSLRQVLDPAERLARDGFVVDSTFRSQTEGNQARFADFPATRKLFLPGGQLPVVGSVFKNPDLARTYEEVARSGLDEIYRGKLAEDVVRTVRNPPVDPKSSRVVRPGDLTTKDLRSYRALRQAPTQTGYRGLDVYGMAPSSSGGTTVGEALNILETTDLSKASEAQYLHRYIEASRIAFADRGRWVGDPKFEDVPTKELLSQRFADSRECLIKDDAVLSSPLAPGDPRHPADCATGGKAAPTTYEGENTTHLTTADKWGNVVAYTLTIEQTGGSGITVPGRGFLLNNELTDFSFAPADPAVHDPNLPGPAKRPRSSISPTIVLKHGQPVLALGSPGGATIITTVLQSLIGKVDRGLPLVDAIAAPRASQRNAATTELEPGLWNSPVRAQLEALGHVFKPNPEIGAATGVQRLPDGRWLAAAETERRGGGSAMVVTPSGRS; encoded by the coding sequence ATGCGACGTTCTGTCGCGCGGAATGTGTCGTTCTTAGGTGTTCTCGCCGCACTGGTGTCGGTCGGGGCGGCAGCCCCGTCCTCGTCCGCACCAACGGCCGCACCGCCGGCCAAGTCACCCGTCGCGGTGGGATACGGGGGAGCGGTCTCCAGCGTCGACGCCGACGCGACCGCCGCCGGCATCGAGGTGCTCCGCAAGGGCGGCAACGCGGCGGACGCGGCGGTGGCGACCGCGGCGGCACTCGGGGTGACCGAGCCGTACTCGGCGGGGCTGGGCGGTGGTGGCTACTTCGTCCACTACGACGCCAGGACCCGTACCGTGCAGACCATCGACGGCCGTGAGACCGCACCGCGCAGCGCGGACTCCTCGCTCTTCATGGAGAACGGGAAGCCGCTCGCCTTCGAGGACGCCGTCACCAGCGGACTCGGCGTCGGTACGCCCGGCACCCCCGCCACCTGGGAGACCGCACTCGACACCTGGGGGAGCAAATCGCTCCGGCAGGTACTGGATCCGGCCGAACGCCTGGCCCGGGACGGCTTCGTCGTCGACAGCACTTTCCGTTCCCAGACCGAGGGCAACCAGGCCAGGTTCGCCGACTTCCCGGCGACCAGGAAGCTCTTCCTGCCCGGCGGTCAACTGCCGGTTGTCGGATCGGTGTTCAAGAATCCTGATCTGGCGCGCACCTATGAGGAGGTCGCCCGCTCGGGCCTCGACGAGATCTACCGGGGCAAGCTGGCCGAGGACGTCGTGCGGACGGTACGCAATCCGCCCGTCGACCCCAAGTCCTCCCGGGTGGTGCGGCCGGGCGACCTGACCACGAAGGACCTGCGCTCCTACCGGGCGTTGCGGCAGGCGCCGACGCAGACCGGTTACCGCGGGCTCGACGTGTACGGCATGGCACCGTCCTCCTCCGGTGGTACGACGGTGGGCGAGGCCCTCAACATCCTTGAGACCACGGATCTTTCGAAGGCGAGCGAGGCCCAGTATCTGCATCGCTACATCGAGGCGAGCCGGATCGCGTTCGCCGACCGAGGGCGCTGGGTCGGCGACCCGAAGTTCGAGGACGTGCCGACGAAGGAGCTGCTCAGCCAGCGGTTCGCCGACTCGCGGGAGTGCCTGATCAAGGACGACGCGGTGCTGAGCAGCCCGCTCGCGCCGGGCGACCCCCGCCATCCGGCCGACTGCGCCACCGGTGGGAAGGCCGCGCCGACGACGTACGAGGGGGAGAACACCACTCACCTGACGACTGCCGACAAGTGGGGCAACGTCGTCGCGTACACGCTGACGATCGAGCAGACCGGCGGCAGCGGGATCACGGTGCCGGGGCGCGGCTTCCTGCTCAACAACGAGCTGACGGACTTCTCGTTCGCGCCCGCCGACCCGGCCGTCCACGACCCGAACCTGCCGGGTCCGGCCAAACGGCCGCGGTCGTCGATCTCGCCGACCATCGTGCTGAAGCACGGACAGCCCGTGCTGGCGCTGGGTTCGCCGGGCGGTGCCACGATCATCACGACCGTGCTGCAGTCGCTGATCGGCAAGGTCGACCGGGGGCTTCCGCTGGTGGACGCCATCGCGGCGCCCCGTGCCAGCCAGCGCAACGCCGCGACGACGGAGCTCGAACCGGGACTGTGGAACAGCCCGGTGCGGGCACAACTCGAAGCCCTGGGGCATGTCTTCAAGCCGAATCCGGAGATCGGGGCGGCGACAGGTGTGCAGCGGCTGCCGGACGGGCGATGGCTCGCGGCTGCCGAGACGGAGCGACGGGGCGGCGGTTCGGCGATGGTGGTGACGCCGAGCGGACGGTCCTGA
- a CDS encoding ISAzo13 family transposase: MGSSEEIEEALAAKFQALFPHLDERQRRLAIGAEARSLGHGGIRLVARAADVREGTVSRGVAELESGEAPLGRVRREGGGRKRAVDLDPGLRPALLALVEPDMRGDPMSPLRWTTKSTRHLAAELTGQGHRVSAETVADLLREEGFSLQGNAKTIEGRQHPDRDAQFRYINERAKDYQAGGDPVVSVDTKKKELVGNYKNAGHEWQREGEPTRVHTHDFPDRELGKAIPYGIYDLTANTGWVSVGTDHDTAAFAVESVRRWWNSQGRGAYPHSRRLLITADAGGSNGYRTRAWKSELAALAVETGLEITVCHFPPGTSKWNRIEHRLFSHITMNWRGRPLTSHEVIVNSIAATTTRTGLTVHAELDTGAYETGVRIGDRQMDALPLHSHDWHGDWNYTLQPQEHCRDGIPPLPPQNQPGHGREWLAHPALTGIQPDQWDQLIAELAAARETQREEVLQQRRGGDRQKVPAAGLYTGRRPGLSLVDRLLATLLYERHGLPQVTIAPLFGVVPQSLNRVISQTRHLLHEVDYTIEPTETQLATLDDLTDLAAHLDIPTPEINTASY, encoded by the coding sequence ATGGGGAGTTCGGAGGAGATCGAGGAGGCGTTGGCCGCGAAGTTTCAGGCGCTGTTCCCGCACCTGGACGAGCGTCAGCGTCGGCTGGCCATAGGAGCGGAGGCTCGCTCGCTGGGCCATGGCGGGATCCGGCTGGTGGCCCGGGCCGCTGACGTCCGTGAGGGCACCGTGTCGCGTGGGGTGGCTGAACTGGAGTCGGGCGAAGCCCCGTTGGGACGGGTGCGCCGGGAGGGCGGCGGCCGCAAGCGTGCGGTGGACCTAGACCCGGGCCTGCGGCCCGCGCTGCTGGCCCTGGTCGAACCGGACATGCGGGGTGATCCGATGTCGCCGCTGCGCTGGACGACGAAGTCGACCCGTCACCTGGCCGCCGAGCTGACCGGGCAGGGACACCGTGTCTCGGCGGAGACTGTGGCCGACCTGCTGCGGGAGGAGGGCTTCAGTCTGCAGGGCAACGCCAAGACCATCGAGGGCAGGCAACACCCGGACCGAGACGCCCAGTTCCGTTACATCAACGAACGCGCCAAGGACTACCAGGCTGGCGGGGACCCGGTGGTCAGCGTGGACACCAAGAAGAAGGAGCTGGTCGGTAACTACAAGAACGCCGGCCACGAGTGGCAGCGCGAGGGCGAACCGACCCGGGTGCACACTCACGACTTCCCGGACCGCGAGCTGGGCAAGGCGATCCCGTACGGAATCTACGACCTGACCGCAAACACCGGCTGGGTCAGCGTGGGCACCGACCACGACACCGCCGCCTTCGCCGTCGAATCCGTCCGCCGCTGGTGGAACAGCCAAGGACGCGGCGCCTATCCGCACTCCCGGCGGCTTCTGATCACCGCGGACGCGGGCGGCTCGAACGGCTACCGCACCCGCGCCTGGAAGAGCGAACTCGCCGCCCTGGCCGTGGAAACCGGCCTGGAAATCACCGTCTGTCACTTTCCGCCAGGTACTTCAAAATGGAACAGAATCGAGCACCGGCTGTTCTCCCACATCACGATGAACTGGCGCGGCAGGCCGCTGACCAGCCACGAAGTCATCGTGAACAGTATCGCCGCGACCACCACGCGCACCGGGCTTACCGTGCACGCTGAACTCGACACCGGCGCCTACGAGACCGGAGTCCGCATCGGTGACCGGCAGATGGACGCGCTGCCCCTGCACAGCCACGACTGGCACGGCGACTGGAACTACACGCTGCAGCCCCAGGAGCACTGCCGGGACGGGATCCCGCCGCTCCCGCCCCAGAACCAGCCCGGCCACGGCCGGGAGTGGCTCGCTCATCCGGCCCTGACCGGCATCCAGCCGGATCAGTGGGACCAGCTGATCGCCGAACTCGCAGCGGCCCGCGAGACCCAGCGGGAGGAAGTCCTGCAGCAGCGACGCGGCGGCGACCGGCAGAAGGTGCCCGCAGCCGGCCTCTATACCGGCCGGCGCCCCGGCCTCAGCCTCGTCGACCGGCTTCTGGCCACCCTCCTCTACGAACGTCACGGGCTCCCGCAAGTGACGATCGCCCCGCTCTTCGGAGTAGTACCCCAGAGCCTCAACCGGGTCATCAGCCAGACCCGACATCTTCTCCACGAAGTCGACTACACCATCGAACCCACCGAGACACAGCTGGCCACCCTCGACGATCTCACCGACCTCGCCGCACACCTCGACATCCCCACCCCAGAGATCAACACGGCGAGTTATTGA
- a CDS encoding WXG100 family type VII secretion target: MAEQPAVSVGGVTYRVTPEYLANASSNTARTATEIAGQLAELKAYVTSLEASWQGIAHTQFQTLMAEYDVYARMLHDALEGISKGLQGNYVNYKESEQQNLNNLAALGQDVPKIPSGTNFN; encoded by the coding sequence ATGGCTGAACAGCCCGCTGTGAGTGTCGGCGGCGTCACGTACCGGGTGACTCCCGAGTATTTGGCCAACGCCTCCAGCAACACGGCCCGCACGGCGACCGAGATCGCGGGGCAACTCGCGGAGCTCAAGGCGTACGTGACGAGCCTGGAGGCGAGTTGGCAGGGCATCGCCCACACCCAGTTCCAGACCCTCATGGCCGAGTACGACGTCTACGCGCGGATGCTCCACGACGCGCTGGAGGGCATCTCCAAGGGTCTCCAGGGCAACTACGTGAACTACAAGGAATCCGAGCAGCAGAACCTCAACAACCTCGCCGCGCTCGGCCAGGACGTGCCGAAGATCCCGTCGGGGACCAACTTCAACTGA
- a CDS encoding WXG100 family type VII secretion target: MADIDGTPIYVGEGLAAAGGTLNARAGEISGELQALKSQLAPLTDAWRESQAATYYQDLQNEWDLAADGLFGPDGVLGRIAQAMHVNWNNYSDAEWSNMSTWRH; the protein is encoded by the coding sequence ATGGCCGATATCGACGGCACACCGATCTACGTCGGTGAGGGACTAGCCGCCGCGGGCGGCACGCTCAACGCCAGGGCCGGGGAGATCTCCGGTGAACTCCAGGCACTCAAGTCGCAGCTCGCGCCGCTCACCGACGCCTGGCGCGAGAGCCAGGCCGCGACGTACTACCAGGATCTCCAGAACGAGTGGGACCTGGCCGCCGACGGCCTCTTCGGGCCCGACGGCGTGCTCGGCCGCATCGCGCAGGCCATGCATGTCAACTGGAACAACTACAGTGACGCCGAGTGGTCGAACATGTCGACCTGGCGGCACTGA